In a single window of the Candidatus Celerinatantimonas neptuna genome:
- the yceJ_2 gene encoding Cytochrome b561, translated as MERKNRLSPITIVLHWLIGLTIIALWGIGFTMKHWHIRELYAYHKSIGVIVLIAIIIRVLWRFKKGWPVPVSNYKKWEHRISKLVHWVLLITSLTLPLFGMMLSIESGHGINVFGLIIIEPHFMAGKIVHYSTFWSGIAREGHNLSAYILLGALVLHVVGAFKHHLIDQDGTLKRMLGHSINT; from the coding sequence ATGGAAAGAAAAAATCGACTTTCTCCTATTACGATTGTACTACACTGGTTGATTGGTTTGACCATCATTGCTCTGTGGGGGATTGGCTTTACAATGAAACACTGGCATATCAGAGAATTATACGCTTATCATAAATCGATAGGTGTTATTGTTCTGATTGCGATTATTATTCGTGTCCTTTGGCGGTTTAAGAAAGGGTGGCCTGTGCCTGTTTCTAATTATAAAAAATGGGAACATAGGATTTCTAAATTAGTGCATTGGGTCTTGCTTATCACGTCATTAACATTGCCTCTGTTCGGAATGATGCTTTCAATTGAAAGCGGTCATGGTATCAATGTTTTTGGTCTGATAATTATTGAACCTCACTTTATGGCTGGCAAAATTGTTCATTATTCTACTTTCTGGAGTGGCATTGCCCGGGAAGGTCATAATTTGAGTGCATATATTTTGCTGGGAGCTTTGGTTTTGCATGTTGTTGGGGCATTTAAGCATCATCTGATTGATCAAGATGGAACCTTAAAAAGGATGTTAGGTCATTCAATCAATACCTGA